One Arthrobacter sp. FW306-07-I genomic window carries:
- a CDS encoding IclR family transcriptional regulator domain-containing protein: MNASMPTAVELAATDPDYVDSLERGLSVLKAFSEQEEALSVGEVASLAGITRTAARRFALTLEYLGYASQTAEGYRLAPGVLAIGDAYLRSNPLPDAAHPHLDELVRTVGETASLTVLHKRRVYYAARVAADRIVTANITVGTSVAAHSTATGRVLLGDLAPDDLEDYLSSIEPSPGFDPDYVRERIEEARTNGWAVADQELTPGIRSVAVPLHDPKGRIVAALNIAAHATRVDAAVLKNDFVPLLQSAAQRTAATLWPASGTAPARSAPAPARARAHARTRPSDVIQSVERGLCILTAFDEDHRTMNLAQISEVCQLPRSAARRFVLTLISLGYLEQQGRTYAPTPLVLELGYSLLPRLSLADVARPRLEALARRLGASVSIGVLDGVDVRYVARASAPSPLTVNIRPGTRVPAERTAMGQVLLSLLPPAAIEDASHRAGRDMANSLSDLDVTLAAVREQGWSYVDQLLEAGIRAVAVPLRNRRGEVVAAMSASVHEASTRDQDMANNFLPALRNAANEFVTDLRDGLNI; the protein is encoded by the coding sequence GTGAACGCATCAATGCCGACCGCCGTGGAGCTGGCGGCGACAGACCCGGATTATGTTGACTCCCTGGAACGGGGCCTGTCGGTCCTCAAGGCATTCAGCGAGCAGGAAGAGGCACTCTCCGTTGGGGAAGTTGCGTCGCTTGCAGGCATCACACGCACTGCCGCCCGCAGATTCGCCCTGACCTTGGAGTATTTGGGGTACGCAAGCCAGACTGCAGAGGGATACAGGCTGGCCCCGGGCGTGCTGGCGATCGGGGACGCCTACCTTCGCAGCAATCCACTCCCTGACGCAGCCCACCCCCACCTTGATGAGCTTGTCCGGACGGTTGGGGAAACAGCCTCCCTAACCGTGCTGCACAAGCGCCGCGTCTATTACGCCGCCCGCGTGGCCGCCGACAGGATCGTCACAGCCAACATCACCGTTGGCACCAGCGTCGCCGCACACAGCACGGCCACCGGTCGGGTTCTGCTGGGCGACCTCGCCCCGGATGATCTCGAGGACTACCTGTCATCCATTGAGCCCAGCCCCGGTTTCGATCCGGACTACGTGCGGGAACGGATCGAGGAAGCGCGTACCAACGGGTGGGCGGTAGCTGATCAGGAGCTGACCCCGGGAATCCGATCGGTGGCCGTTCCCCTGCACGACCCCAAGGGACGGATCGTCGCTGCCCTGAACATTGCAGCCCATGCCACCCGCGTCGACGCCGCAGTGCTGAAAAACGACTTCGTTCCACTGCTCCAGTCTGCCGCCCAGCGAACGGCGGCCACCCTTTGGCCGGCTTCCGGGACAGCGCCGGCCAGGTCCGCGCCAGCGCCTGCCCGCGCCCGCGCTCACGCGCGGACGCGTCCATCCGATGTAATTCAATCGGTGGAAAGAGGCCTGTGCATCCTCACCGCATTCGATGAGGACCATAGAACGATGAACCTGGCACAGATCTCCGAAGTGTGCCAGCTCCCGCGCTCGGCGGCGCGTCGCTTCGTCCTAACCCTGATCTCCCTTGGCTACCTTGAACAGCAAGGGCGCACCTACGCCCCGACTCCCCTGGTCCTGGAACTGGGGTACTCTCTCCTGCCCCGGCTTTCGCTCGCAGACGTGGCCAGACCCCGCCTCGAAGCGTTAGCGCGCAGACTCGGGGCGTCGGTTTCCATCGGCGTTCTGGACGGCGTGGACGTGCGTTACGTCGCCAGGGCCAGTGCACCAAGCCCACTGACCGTCAATATCCGCCCAGGCACCAGAGTCCCAGCAGAACGCACGGCCATGGGCCAGGTCCTCCTGTCCCTTCTGCCCCCCGCCGCAATTGAAGACGCAAGTCACAGGGCAGGCAGAGACATGGCCAACAGCCTGTCAGACCTAGACGTCACACTGGCGGCCGTCCGAGAGCAAGGCTGGAGCTACGTTGACCAACTGCTCGAAGCCGGAATACGCGCTGTTGCAGTCCCGCTTCGAAACCGCCGAGGCGAGGTTGTCGCCGCCATGAGCGCCTCAGTCCATGAAGCCAGCACCCGCGACCAAGACATGGCCAACAACTTCCTACCGGCCCTGAGGAACGCGGCCAACGAGTTCGTCACGGATTTGAGGGACGGCCTCAACATCTAG
- a CDS encoding zinc-dependent alcohol dehydrogenase: protein MKDHGSTVTTSAGETPAAASLPDTVRAAVSLPDSTTTVQTIDPEGATSAAGWLKVESSALCGTDLDLYQHGLAHPTVMGHHVIGEIVSLSPVMQWSWDVAVGDRVALEEYLPCGLPTCDACSKPDIYRFCPDADLWGGQRRVGMLGTHEGSGLHGGNAEYMELSTQTVLHKLPRDLDSNLAAWTQPFANAVDWVINIGGATSGSRVAIIGPGYHGIAAVAAARAAGADEIVVLGRNSRTSRDRLEIAQAMGASIVVNDDAASTSLALGRHGKATGFDVIVDTVGLGGPALQATEHLRKLGRLVLAGLGDTPVTEVNLKTLVRGASGVVGVRGRSPQALTRSIELLAAHDTGLEHVPSIDVGLDGVDELFRTLLDRSGPSSPHVVIRPSL, encoded by the coding sequence ATGAAAGATCACGGTTCCACCGTCACTACTTCGGCCGGGGAGACGCCGGCGGCAGCGTCCCTTCCAGACACTGTCAGGGCCGCTGTCTCGTTGCCTGATTCAACCACCACTGTTCAGACGATCGACCCTGAAGGGGCCACAAGTGCCGCAGGTTGGTTGAAGGTGGAGTCCTCCGCACTGTGCGGGACCGACCTGGACCTGTACCAGCACGGCCTCGCACACCCCACCGTGATGGGCCACCACGTCATCGGCGAAATCGTCTCCCTCAGCCCCGTCATGCAGTGGTCCTGGGACGTCGCGGTTGGCGACAGGGTCGCACTGGAGGAGTACCTGCCCTGCGGGCTGCCCACGTGTGATGCGTGCTCAAAGCCGGATATCTACCGTTTCTGCCCGGACGCGGACCTGTGGGGCGGCCAGCGACGGGTGGGAATGCTCGGAACCCACGAAGGATCCGGCCTTCACGGCGGCAACGCCGAATACATGGAGCTCTCCACGCAGACGGTGCTGCACAAGCTGCCCCGGGACCTGGATTCGAACCTGGCGGCCTGGACGCAACCGTTCGCCAACGCCGTCGATTGGGTCATCAACATCGGTGGGGCGACCAGCGGCTCGCGCGTGGCCATCATCGGCCCGGGCTACCACGGCATCGCCGCGGTCGCGGCCGCACGGGCAGCCGGTGCGGACGAGATTGTCGTACTCGGACGTAACTCACGCACGAGCCGCGACCGCCTGGAAATTGCCCAGGCCATGGGCGCCTCTATCGTCGTCAATGATGATGCCGCTTCAACCTCGCTGGCCTTGGGCCGCCACGGCAAGGCCACCGGATTCGACGTCATCGTCGATACGGTCGGCCTTGGTGGACCCGCACTCCAAGCTACCGAACACCTCCGAAAACTGGGACGGCTGGTCCTGGCCGGACTCGGAGATACCCCCGTCACCGAAGTGAACCTCAAGACCCTGGTACGCGGCGCCTCCGGTGTCGTCGGCGTACGGGGGCGTTCACCCCAGGCCCTCACCAGGAGCATAGAGCTTCTGGCCGCCCACGACACGGGCCTGGAACACGTGCCCAGCATCGACGTCGGGCTGGACGGCGTCGATGAACTCTTCCGGACCCTCCTGGACCGATCGGGACCGAGCAGCCCGCACGTGGTCATTCGACCTTCGCTGTGA
- a CDS encoding ABC transporter substrate-binding protein, translating into MSTTTDPLGRRGFLKLSAATGGVIWLGSSLAACGQGGASGNKGYSGDAAVTGLASLIHSAPFFIAQAEGYYKEEGLTLEHIQFPGGLDTVRGIESGIGLGTSSTIPVFIAAEKGMDVKIFGNVYTAASVDFIALPDSKVNSIKDVRGKRIAVSTPGSNSSYFAERTLREAGLEPGKDVELVSVGSASDSWTVVSKGVVDVAWTASPLSEKIADENGGKVIWRSRDYVTDWSDTCLVATGSFSDENAEALKGWGRSLKRAMDLITNDLDKAAAVYAKAIGYRPEVARAALKNSQNYFSLKLTDAQLAAVVDAGKKQGQITKDPNMDAILMRDFLA; encoded by the coding sequence ATGTCAACAACGACTGACCCGCTAGGTCGTCGCGGATTCCTAAAACTGTCTGCCGCGACGGGAGGTGTTATCTGGCTGGGCTCCTCCCTAGCCGCCTGCGGGCAAGGCGGAGCCAGCGGCAACAAAGGCTATTCCGGCGATGCTGCAGTCACAGGACTGGCGAGCCTGATACATTCGGCGCCGTTTTTCATTGCCCAGGCGGAGGGCTACTACAAAGAAGAGGGACTGACGCTCGAACATATTCAGTTTCCAGGCGGCCTGGACACCGTGCGCGGCATCGAGTCCGGAATCGGCCTGGGCACTTCCTCGACCATTCCTGTCTTCATCGCTGCAGAGAAGGGCATGGACGTCAAAATTTTCGGCAATGTCTACACTGCGGCATCCGTGGATTTCATCGCCCTGCCGGACTCCAAAGTGAACTCCATCAAGGACGTCCGGGGCAAAAGGATTGCCGTCAGCACCCCAGGCTCGAATTCCTCCTACTTTGCCGAGCGGACACTGCGGGAGGCGGGGCTGGAACCGGGCAAGGATGTCGAGCTCGTCAGCGTCGGGTCGGCCAGTGATTCCTGGACCGTCGTCTCCAAAGGGGTCGTCGATGTCGCCTGGACGGCATCCCCGTTGTCGGAGAAGATTGCCGATGAGAACGGCGGCAAGGTCATCTGGCGTTCCCGTGACTATGTCACCGACTGGTCCGACACCTGTCTGGTAGCCACCGGTTCCTTTAGCGACGAGAACGCCGAAGCCCTCAAGGGGTGGGGCCGCTCACTGAAGAGGGCAATGGACCTCATCACGAACGATCTGGACAAGGCGGCAGCCGTCTATGCCAAGGCCATCGGCTACAGACCTGAAGTAGCGCGTGCGGCACTGAAAAACTCGCAGAACTACTTCAGCCTCAAACTGACCGACGCCCAGCTGGCCGCCGTCGTCGACGCCGGCAAGAAACAGGGCCAGATCACCAAGGACCCAAACATGGACGCCATCCTGATGCGGGACTTCCTCGCATGA
- a CDS encoding PDR/VanB family oxidoreductase, with protein MTMSQDTLDLVVRDLRQESTNVMSLELSLPDGGPLPPWEPGAHLEVILPSGLVRHYSLCSEPRQLQKYRLAVLRESSGRGGSEELHSQIRLGTTLTARGPRNHFKVEDGATHYLLVAGGIGITPIMAMARELKAAGKSTRLVYCGSSRQTMAFIDELQEIMGDSLALYPRDERGRADLLTEIQNAPDGTSVYACGPERLLTDLEGITATTLGAEAFHAELFGPATSPARTQAEDETKADAQFEIELRQSGCTLTVPPEKSILDVVLEVNPSFMSSCEEGFCGTCETKVLEGEVDHRDTILSAKERAKNDTMFICVSRSKCPKLVLDA; from the coding sequence ATGACCATGTCCCAAGACACTTTAGACCTCGTTGTCCGGGACCTGCGCCAGGAATCGACCAATGTCATGTCCCTCGAACTGTCCCTTCCCGACGGGGGCCCACTCCCTCCCTGGGAACCCGGTGCCCACCTGGAAGTCATCCTGCCGTCGGGCCTGGTGCGGCACTACAGCCTGTGCTCCGAGCCCCGTCAACTTCAGAAATACCGTCTCGCCGTCCTTCGCGAAAGCAGCGGACGCGGAGGGTCAGAGGAACTACACTCGCAGATCCGCCTTGGTACAACACTCACAGCGCGCGGACCTCGCAACCATTTCAAAGTAGAGGACGGCGCCACACACTACCTCCTGGTCGCCGGCGGCATCGGCATCACACCCATCATGGCCATGGCACGGGAACTGAAGGCAGCAGGCAAAAGCACACGCCTCGTCTACTGCGGATCCAGCCGGCAAACCATGGCTTTCATCGACGAGCTCCAGGAAATCATGGGAGATTCCCTCGCGCTATACCCAAGGGATGAGCGAGGACGCGCCGACCTGCTAACCGAAATCCAGAACGCGCCCGACGGAACCTCCGTGTACGCGTGCGGACCGGAACGGCTACTGACCGACCTCGAGGGCATCACCGCAACCACACTGGGGGCAGAGGCCTTCCACGCCGAACTGTTTGGACCCGCCACCTCACCGGCCCGCACACAGGCTGAAGATGAAACGAAGGCAGACGCACAATTCGAAATTGAGCTGCGCCAATCCGGCTGCACCCTAACCGTTCCACCAGAAAAGTCCATCCTCGACGTCGTACTCGAGGTGAACCCCTCCTTCATGTCCTCCTGCGAGGAAGGGTTTTGCGGTACCTGCGAAACCAAGGTCCTGGAAGGCGAAGTGGACCACCGCGACACCATCCTGTCCGCAAAGGAACGCGCAAAGAACGACACCATGTTCATCTGCGTCAGCCGATCCAAATGCCCCAAACTAGTCTTGGACGCGTAG
- a CDS encoding Rieske 2Fe-2S domain-containing protein — translation MRVQLLGEKLIAFRDSSGRLGLLDEFCAHRTASLYFGRNEENGLRCAYHGWKYDVEGNLTDMPSEPEDSKFRCRIKQKSYPLVERGGVLWAYMGPAEQMPDLPELEWALLGDGQRFISKRLQETNYLQAMEGGIDSSHVSFAHRFNLDDDPMHSGTAGNEYIKADTRPKFEVAESDGGLLIGARRNANEEEFYWRITQWIMPFYTIIPPFGTHNPMGGHAWVPIDDTTCWAWSWNYHPTRDLREDELQQMRNGDGIHAKYIPGTYRTLANKDNDYLMDREAQKQNKTFSGIEGIAAQDFSLQESMGDIADRTKERLGTSDAAIILARRRLLAALDAMEDEALPGIDTADQRVRSTSMLLPKDVPFHEGAQQAIQVVPGTDFVSI, via the coding sequence GTGCGTGTCCAGCTCTTGGGTGAGAAGCTCATCGCGTTCCGCGACAGCTCCGGCCGGCTTGGCCTGTTGGACGAGTTCTGTGCGCACCGGACTGCTTCCCTGTACTTTGGCCGCAATGAGGAAAACGGCCTCCGGTGTGCCTACCACGGGTGGAAGTATGACGTGGAGGGCAACCTGACGGACATGCCGTCCGAGCCGGAGGACTCCAAGTTCAGGTGCCGGATCAAGCAGAAGTCTTATCCCCTCGTGGAACGGGGAGGGGTGCTCTGGGCGTACATGGGCCCGGCGGAGCAGATGCCGGATCTGCCGGAGCTTGAGTGGGCCCTGCTCGGGGACGGCCAGCGTTTCATTTCCAAGCGCCTTCAGGAAACCAACTACCTCCAGGCCATGGAGGGCGGCATCGATTCCAGCCACGTTTCCTTCGCCCACCGCTTCAATCTGGATGATGACCCCATGCACTCAGGAACGGCCGGCAATGAGTACATCAAGGCTGACACTCGCCCGAAGTTCGAGGTCGCCGAAAGCGATGGCGGGCTGCTGATCGGAGCCAGGCGCAACGCGAATGAGGAAGAATTCTACTGGCGCATCACCCAGTGGATTATGCCCTTCTACACGATCATCCCCCCCTTCGGCACCCACAACCCCATGGGCGGGCACGCCTGGGTCCCGATCGACGACACCACCTGCTGGGCCTGGTCCTGGAACTACCACCCCACCCGTGACCTGCGGGAAGACGAACTGCAGCAGATGCGAAACGGTGACGGCATCCACGCCAAATACATCCCCGGAACATATCGAACCCTCGCCAACAAGGACAACGACTACCTCATGGACCGCGAGGCCCAGAAGCAGAACAAGACCTTCTCGGGCATTGAAGGCATCGCCGCGCAGGACTTCTCCCTGCAGGAAAGCATGGGTGACATCGCCGACCGAACCAAGGAGCGGCTGGGCACTTCAGATGCCGCCATCATCCTGGCACGGCGCCGGCTTCTTGCCGCATTGGACGCCATGGAAGACGAAGCCCTCCCGGGCATCGACACCGCAGACCAGCGCGTGCGCTCGACCTCGATGCTGCTGCCAAAGGATGTCCCGTTCCACGAGGGCGCCCAGCAGGCCATCCAGGTCGTCCCGGGAACCGACTTCGTTTCCATCTAG
- a CDS encoding MFS transporter, with translation MTTLDRARVSTDLDPSRRPYRWLVLVLCWLAFTMTSVDRSTWGPASTFIGDDLRVPLASLGLFATFYYIGYVVSNAGTGFLTDKVGGRLLISVSLVGAGASMMLFGSTTSAWIGIAVQAVIGFFAGAEYAAGIKLISSWFRPEELGKAMGIYTSATSLGVVVANTAVPYLIQHYSWHASYLLFGGISIVAGIACYLMLRPGPVVAKRANRSEGRSVLIELGRNKNLLLLALAGFGGFWGTYGFITWSNALMIKGHGIDPTVAGGIVAVYGALGVFGKPLIGWIADKFNGARRIPAMVVLGCFAVMLVVFGTLDNALAFFIAAPLLGLGAYCYLPLIVALVPRLVSSRVLGGAAGITNAVWQIGSVLVPLAVGAAFTATNNSFMAALTTLAAGPFLGMIIMYFVNENPDDVEIAVANQANA, from the coding sequence ATGACTACCCTTGACCGTGCCCGCGTCTCCACCGATCTCGATCCATCGAGGCGCCCCTACCGCTGGTTGGTCCTAGTCCTTTGCTGGCTGGCCTTCACCATGACCTCAGTTGACCGTTCGACGTGGGGTCCGGCCTCGACCTTCATTGGAGACGACCTCAGGGTGCCCCTGGCGAGCCTTGGGCTGTTCGCCACCTTCTACTACATCGGCTACGTCGTCTCAAACGCGGGCACCGGATTTCTAACCGACAAGGTCGGTGGACGCCTACTGATTTCCGTATCCCTTGTGGGCGCCGGAGCATCGATGATGCTGTTCGGGTCCACGACGTCCGCCTGGATTGGGATCGCCGTCCAGGCGGTCATCGGTTTCTTCGCCGGAGCCGAATATGCCGCCGGCATCAAGCTGATCTCCAGCTGGTTCCGCCCCGAAGAACTCGGCAAGGCCATGGGAATCTACACCTCCGCAACGTCGCTGGGAGTCGTTGTGGCCAACACCGCCGTCCCATATCTCATCCAGCACTACTCCTGGCACGCTTCCTACCTGCTTTTCGGCGGCATTTCCATCGTGGCCGGCATCGCCTGCTACCTCATGCTCCGGCCCGGCCCGGTCGTGGCCAAAAGAGCCAACCGCTCCGAGGGCCGGTCGGTCCTCATCGAACTCGGACGCAACAAGAACCTGCTTCTCCTCGCGCTGGCAGGATTCGGCGGCTTCTGGGGTACCTATGGCTTTATCACATGGTCCAATGCCCTCATGATTAAAGGACACGGCATCGACCCGACTGTCGCTGGCGGCATCGTAGCTGTCTACGGAGCCCTCGGCGTCTTCGGCAAGCCCCTCATCGGCTGGATCGCCGATAAGTTCAACGGCGCCCGCAGAATACCTGCAATGGTCGTCCTCGGCTGCTTCGCTGTGATGCTCGTCGTCTTCGGCACGCTGGACAACGCCCTGGCCTTCTTCATCGCGGCCCCCCTGCTCGGACTCGGGGCATACTGCTACCTCCCGCTCATCGTCGCCCTAGTACCCCGCCTCGTGAGTAGCCGAGTTCTCGGTGGCGCTGCAGGAATAACAAACGCCGTATGGCAAATCGGAAGCGTCCTGGTCCCCCTGGCTGTTGGTGCCGCCTTCACCGCCACCAATAATTCCTTCATGGCCGCCCTGACCACACTCGCCGCCGGCCCCTTCCTCGGCATGATCATCATGTACTTCGTCAACGAAAACCCCGACGACGTTGAAATCGCCGTAGCGAATCAGGCAAACGCCTAG
- a CDS encoding hydantoinase/oxoprolinase family protein — MPNYRVSMDIGGTFTDIVAYDQAAGTYEATKASTTPGNLSAGVIAGLQSIVTDLSDIEFLVHGTTQGLNAFLERRGVPVLLLATAGVEDSYHIARGPRLELYNAQYRKPAPLLERKDVIGVGGRLDGQGHEIRPLDEVAVRQAARRALDEGYGAVAVAFLFSYKNPAHELRAREILLEELGEDFTISLSHEAAKEWREYERTSSAVVEAYTGPVVRNYLLDLEEKLADRGVEAPLHIMQSSGGVLTAESARKRPLQTLLSGPVGGAMGDVELAGVSGNRNLIGVDMGGTSFDVSLVVDGKPDVSTEAHLEGLPMLMSVVNIHTVGAGGGSVAWLEAGGLRVGPRSAGANPGPACYGRGGTEPTVTDANLVLGRVDPDWFAGGQVALDREAAITALKTVGDQLGLDPIAMAEGICDVANSQMAQAIRTITISRGIEPRDFALVAFGGAGPMHAVFLAKELGIPETVVPRFPGAFSAWGMLQTNIRKDFSEPYFFLDEDINVADMAGVLHRMEAEGLKSLVSEGVPEESRGTSASVDVRYQSQEFSLNVPLTSADEPESEGFVANLATRFSAMYHERYGHSNPGAPIEIVALRTQAVGDLGRLEAPLFAKAQSPEFKHEVRRVVFDHEEHATTVVRRDDLAAGHAFEGPAIIVEQTATTVVPPGFNVKVDEFGSLVIRTEDAEGN, encoded by the coding sequence ATGCCGAACTACAGGGTGTCGATGGATATCGGCGGAACGTTTACGGACATCGTGGCGTACGACCAGGCCGCAGGAACCTATGAGGCAACCAAAGCATCCACCACACCGGGCAACCTGAGCGCGGGCGTCATCGCGGGCCTCCAATCGATTGTCACCGACCTTTCCGACATCGAATTCCTGGTGCACGGCACCACCCAGGGCCTGAACGCCTTCCTGGAGCGCCGCGGTGTTCCCGTGCTGCTGCTGGCCACCGCCGGCGTCGAGGACTCCTACCACATCGCCCGCGGCCCCCGCCTGGAGCTCTACAACGCCCAGTACCGCAAGCCCGCTCCCCTCCTCGAGCGGAAGGACGTCATCGGCGTCGGCGGCCGCCTCGACGGTCAGGGCCACGAGATCCGGCCGCTCGACGAAGTGGCCGTCCGTCAGGCAGCCCGCCGGGCACTGGACGAAGGATACGGCGCCGTGGCCGTTGCCTTCCTCTTCAGCTACAAGAACCCGGCCCACGAACTTCGTGCCCGCGAAATCCTGCTCGAAGAACTGGGCGAAGACTTCACCATCTCCCTGTCGCACGAGGCAGCCAAAGAATGGCGCGAATACGAGCGCACCTCCTCCGCCGTCGTCGAGGCCTACACGGGCCCCGTGGTCCGCAACTACCTCCTAGACCTGGAAGAGAAACTTGCCGACCGCGGCGTGGAGGCCCCGCTGCACATCATGCAGTCCTCCGGCGGCGTACTCACGGCCGAGTCCGCCCGCAAGCGTCCCCTGCAGACGCTGCTGTCCGGTCCGGTGGGCGGCGCCATGGGCGACGTCGAACTGGCCGGCGTGTCCGGCAACCGCAACCTGATCGGCGTCGACATGGGCGGCACCTCCTTCGACGTCTCCCTGGTGGTCGACGGCAAACCCGACGTGTCCACCGAAGCCCACCTCGAAGGCCTTCCGATGCTCATGAGCGTCGTCAACATCCACACCGTGGGAGCCGGTGGCGGCTCGGTGGCATGGCTCGAAGCCGGCGGCCTCCGGGTAGGCCCACGGTCCGCCGGCGCCAACCCGGGCCCGGCCTGCTACGGCCGCGGCGGCACCGAACCAACCGTCACCGACGCCAACCTGGTACTCGGCCGTGTGGACCCCGACTGGTTCGCCGGCGGCCAGGTCGCCCTGGACCGGGAAGCAGCCATCACCGCCCTCAAAACCGTGGGAGACCAGCTCGGCCTGGACCCGATCGCCATGGCCGAAGGCATCTGCGACGTCGCCAACTCCCAGATGGCCCAGGCCATCAGGACCATCACCATCTCCCGCGGCATCGAACCGCGCGACTTTGCCCTCGTCGCCTTCGGCGGCGCAGGACCGATGCACGCAGTCTTCCTCGCCAAGGAGCTGGGGATCCCCGAAACGGTGGTTCCCCGGTTCCCCGGCGCGTTCTCGGCATGGGGAATGCTGCAGACCAACATCCGCAAGGACTTTTCCGAGCCGTACTTCTTCCTCGATGAAGACATCAACGTCGCCGACATGGCCGGTGTCCTGCACCGGATGGAAGCGGAGGGCCTGAAGTCCCTTGTCTCCGAGGGCGTCCCCGAGGAAAGCCGCGGGACCAGCGCCTCGGTGGACGTGCGCTACCAGTCGCAGGAATTCTCGCTGAACGTTCCCCTGACCTCTGCCGACGAACCCGAGTCGGAAGGCTTCGTCGCCAACCTGGCCACCCGCTTCTCCGCGATGTACCACGAGCGCTACGGTCACTCCAACCCTGGCGCCCCCATCGAAATCGTGGCACTCAGGACACAGGCCGTGGGCGACCTGGGCCGGTTGGAGGCACCGCTCTTCGCAAAGGCACAGAGCCCAGAGTTCAAGCACGAAGTGCGCCGGGTGGTCTTTGACCACGAAGAACACGCGACCACCGTGGTGCGCCGCGACGACCTGGCCGCCGGGCACGCCTTTGAAGGTCCCGCCATCATCGTGGAGCAGACCGCCACCACCGTGGTGCCGCCAGGGTTCAACGTCAAGGTCGACGAGTTCGGCTCGCTGGTCATCCGCACTGAAGACGCAGAAGGAAATTGA
- a CDS encoding hydantoinase B/oxoprolinase family protein: MTIAAVKTLDPVTVEIIRNALTSAADDMNATLIRSAYSPILYEGGDCVVALLDTEHRVLGQSAGLPLFLGNLETCSIAVEELYGREVWQEGDVWILNDSYLGGTHLNDVTIFAPIFNDGSVVGFAATRAHWMDMGSKDVGGSMDATDIFQEGFRMGPVKLMEAGIETSVVDLIRTNVRFPYQTIGDMHAMIAALRMGTTRMKELVGRYGMDQLDAARDEIFRQTEEIERETVRNIPDGVYEAEGVLDNDGINLDSPIPIRLKITVAGDTVDFDVTGSADQTMGPVNCGAAQAVSALRVGYKLLVSPDSNSNGGSFRPLTTQVRSGSVLGAVAPAPCQWYFSHLGLLIDLVSKAMAPAMPDRVASASHGDSMIITAAGFDPRFGRNFVSMEATLGGWGAWQGTDGESAMINNVNGSLKDLPIEMMETRYPLRINEYSIRPNSGGPGQWRGGNGVVREYEFLADCVVGLWFERSKTPAWGLFGGSDAQGPEVVINPGRQDEVRTLKANARKIKAGDVVRLAVGGGGGFGDVAKRSREVIEYDIINGFITEEFAKTHYGY; this comes from the coding sequence ATGACAATCGCCGCAGTCAAAACCCTGGATCCCGTAACCGTGGAAATCATCCGCAACGCGCTCACCAGCGCCGCGGATGACATGAACGCCACCCTGATCCGCTCCGCCTACTCACCCATCCTCTACGAGGGCGGGGACTGCGTGGTGGCGCTGCTGGACACCGAACACCGCGTCCTCGGACAGTCCGCCGGCCTCCCCCTGTTCCTCGGCAACCTCGAAACCTGCTCCATTGCCGTGGAAGAGCTGTACGGCCGCGAAGTCTGGCAGGAAGGGGACGTGTGGATCCTCAACGACTCGTACCTTGGCGGCACGCACCTGAACGACGTCACCATCTTCGCGCCCATTTTCAACGACGGCTCGGTTGTGGGCTTCGCCGCCACCCGCGCGCACTGGATGGACATGGGATCCAAGGATGTGGGTGGCTCCATGGATGCCACAGACATCTTCCAGGAGGGCTTCCGCATGGGGCCGGTCAAGCTCATGGAGGCCGGCATCGAAACCTCCGTGGTGGACCTGATCCGCACCAACGTGCGCTTCCCCTACCAGACCATCGGCGATATGCACGCGATGATCGCCGCACTCCGGATGGGAACCACCCGGATGAAGGAACTGGTGGGCCGGTACGGCATGGACCAACTCGATGCCGCCCGCGACGAAATCTTCCGGCAGACCGAGGAGATCGAGCGCGAAACCGTCCGCAACATCCCGGACGGCGTCTACGAAGCCGAAGGCGTGCTGGACAACGATGGCATCAACCTGGACAGCCCCATCCCCATCAGGCTGAAAATCACCGTTGCAGGTGACACCGTGGACTTCGACGTCACCGGCTCCGCCGACCAGACCATGGGCCCGGTCAACTGCGGCGCAGCCCAGGCCGTCTCGGCCCTGCGCGTCGGATACAAGCTCCTGGTCAGCCCGGACTCCAACTCCAACGGTGGATCCTTCCGCCCGCTGACCACCCAGGTCCGCTCCGGCTCCGTGCTCGGCGCCGTGGCACCTGCACCCTGCCAGTGGTACTTCTCCCACCTGGGGCTGCTGATCGACCTGGTCTCCAAGGCCATGGCACCCGCCATGCCCGACCGCGTGGCCAGCGCGAGCCACGGCGACTCGATGATCATCACCGCCGCCGGCTTCGATCCCCGCTTCGGCCGGAACTTCGTGAGCATGGAAGCCACCCTGGGCGGCTGGGGCGCCTGGCAGGGTACCGACGGCGAATCCGCCATGATCAACAACGTCAACGGTTCCCTCAAGGACCTGCCCATCGAAATGATGGAAACCCGTTACCCGCTGCGGATCAACGAGTACTCCATCCGCCCCAACTCCGGCGGCCCCGGGCAGTGGCGCGGCGGCAACGGAGTGGTCCGTGAATACGAGTTCCTGGCCGACTGCGTGGTGGGTCTCTGGTTCGAAAGGTCCAAGACACCGGCCTGGGGCCTCTTCGGCGGCTCCGACGCCCAGGGCCCGGAAGTGGTGATCAACCCAGGCCGCCAGGATGAGGTCCGGACGCTGAAGGCCAACGCTCGGAAAATCAAGGCCGGCGACGTGGTTCGCCTGGCTGTCGGCGGCGGCGGCGGTTTCGGCGATGTCGCCAAGCGCTCCCGCGAGGTCATTGAGTACGACATCATCAACGGCTTTATTACCGAGGAATTCGCCAAGACCCACTACGGCTACTAA